One Micromonospora craniellae genomic region harbors:
- a CDS encoding extracellular solute-binding protein, which translates to MTPLTRTSTDRRTMLRLVGLGAAATVGGGALAGCSKEAGSQGSATGADAIKAVLPTYQRVELLKPDIPGEGPIPDGYLSYPRQLVDAVTEQPGRGGPPIQTMTPWWGPTPPPLGRNAYLAAVNGKLGVEVSPSLQDGNTYSDKLNAMLGARDVPDLLCAPNWEVDKVARFSDAVKALFTDLTDHLQGDNAAKYPYLASLPSGAWEYSVWGGRLYAVPFPTDGPFAWAMFHRKDLFDAAGLATPTTPDELYEIGKKATDPAKGVWAFGSVFDVVQQLFGCQQIWRKKPDGGLEHKFENPAFEAALAFTARLFAEGLVHPDTVASRGADEKQLFKAGKILLFQDGLGAWQGMQSERVKELPTFNMQPLPLFGAQGAQPVVWGSEKPIFYTFLKKDLAAERVDELLRVLNWCAAPFGSREFELREYGAEGQHFTRGADGTPTLTELGRSELGAQYTHIGGRVPVKVRSGDTPNYVQDYIGYYRNHIGQMEQDLFAGIKLELPANWSKIIQPTDDKIRDILRGRRPVSDLAQVRKEFLDTGGEEGRAFHEKALADNGR; encoded by the coding sequence GTGACGCCTCTTACGCGCACATCCACCGACCGCCGGACCATGCTGCGGTTGGTCGGCCTCGGCGCCGCCGCGACCGTGGGCGGCGGCGCCCTGGCCGGATGCAGCAAGGAAGCCGGCAGCCAGGGCAGCGCCACCGGCGCCGACGCCATCAAGGCGGTGCTGCCCACCTACCAGCGGGTCGAACTGCTCAAGCCGGACATCCCCGGCGAGGGCCCGATCCCGGACGGCTATCTCAGCTACCCGCGCCAACTCGTCGACGCGGTCACCGAGCAGCCGGGCCGGGGCGGCCCCCCGATCCAGACGATGACCCCGTGGTGGGGCCCGACCCCGCCGCCGCTGGGGCGCAACGCGTACCTTGCCGCGGTCAACGGCAAGCTCGGCGTGGAGGTCAGCCCGAGCCTGCAGGACGGCAACACCTACTCCGACAAGCTCAACGCCATGCTCGGCGCCCGGGACGTGCCGGACCTGCTCTGCGCACCGAACTGGGAGGTGGACAAGGTCGCCCGGTTCTCCGACGCGGTCAAGGCGCTGTTCACCGACCTGACCGACCACCTCCAGGGCGACAACGCGGCGAAGTACCCGTACCTCGCCTCGCTGCCCAGCGGCGCCTGGGAGTACTCGGTCTGGGGTGGACGGCTCTACGCCGTGCCGTTCCCCACCGACGGGCCGTTCGCGTGGGCCATGTTCCACCGCAAGGACCTGTTCGACGCCGCCGGCCTGGCCACCCCCACCACCCCCGACGAGCTGTATGAGATCGGCAAGAAGGCCACCGACCCGGCCAAGGGGGTGTGGGCCTTCGGCAGCGTCTTCGACGTGGTGCAGCAGCTGTTCGGCTGCCAGCAGATCTGGCGCAAGAAGCCAGACGGCGGCCTGGAACACAAGTTCGAGAACCCGGCCTTCGAGGCGGCGCTGGCGTTCACCGCCCGGCTGTTCGCCGAGGGTCTGGTGCACCCCGACACCGTCGCCAGCCGGGGCGCCGACGAGAAGCAGCTGTTCAAGGCCGGCAAGATCCTGCTGTTCCAGGACGGTCTCGGCGCCTGGCAGGGCATGCAGAGCGAACGGGTCAAGGAACTGCCCACCTTCAACATGCAGCCGCTGCCGCTGTTCGGCGCGCAGGGCGCCCAACCGGTCGTCTGGGGAAGTGAGAAGCCGATCTTCTATACCTTTCTCAAGAAGGACCTGGCCGCCGAGCGGGTCGACGAGCTGCTGCGGGTGCTCAACTGGTGTGCCGCGCCGTTCGGCAGCCGCGAGTTCGAGCTGCGCGAGTACGGCGCCGAGGGCCAGCACTTCACCCGGGGCGCCGACGGCACCCCGACCCTGACCGAGCTGGGCCGCAGCGAGTTGGGCGCGCAGTACACCCACATCGGCGGCCGGGTGCCGGTCAAGGTGCGCAGCGGCGACACCCCCAACTACGTGCAGGACTACATCGGCTACTACCGCAACCACATCGGCCAGATGGAGCAGGACCTGTTCGCCGGGATCAAGCTGGAGCTGCCGGCGAACTGGTCGAAGATCATCCAACCGACCGACGACAAGATCCGCGACATCCTGCGCGGCCGTCGCCCGGTCAGCGACCTGGCCCAGGTGCGCAAGGAGTTCCTGGACACCGGTGGCGAGGAGGGCCGCGCGTTCCACGAGAAGGCGCTCGCCGACAACGGCCGATGA
- a CDS encoding ROK family transcriptional regulator, translating to MISIQNEPQPTDLGDVRVANRAVVLRHVRLHAPCSRADIAARTGLNKATVSSLVSELIDQRLVRETGLTENRVGRPATMLVLDGEPYAALGLQIGADELVAVAIDLGGNRLLTWRRAFAPGTVPPAETLRALTALARRAIGRVTSQGRTVLGLTVGAPGLVDAAGTVPLSDALGWRDVPVAADLRAALREPAFAVGVDSVANLAALAEQRHGPHAGTTDLVHLTGGITVGAGIIAAGRLLRGGRGLAGGIGHLPVDPSGPPCDCGARGCLTALVGLPAVVRRLLPDAEADGPVTDYLPELTRIVALARQDDPTVRSGLAETGRHLGQGVAVLADLLNPEAVVLGDHFATLAPWLLPAARSELAARAHAPAAGGARLDASTLDTAAALGGATAALAVVEAGRLPTR from the coding sequence GTGATCAGCATCCAGAACGAACCGCAGCCGACCGACCTCGGTGACGTGCGGGTCGCCAACCGCGCGGTGGTCCTGCGGCACGTCCGCCTGCACGCCCCCTGCTCCCGTGCCGACATCGCCGCCCGCACCGGCCTGAACAAGGCCACCGTCTCCAGCCTGGTCAGCGAACTGATCGACCAACGACTGGTGCGCGAGACCGGGCTCACCGAGAACCGGGTCGGCCGCCCGGCGACGATGCTGGTGCTCGACGGCGAACCGTACGCCGCGCTCGGCCTGCAGATCGGCGCCGACGAACTCGTGGCGGTCGCCATCGACCTCGGCGGCAACAGGCTGCTCACCTGGCGGCGGGCCTTCGCTCCCGGCACGGTCCCCCCCGCCGAGACGCTACGCGCGCTGACCGCCCTGGCCCGCCGCGCGATCGGCCGGGTCACCAGCCAGGGCCGCACCGTGCTCGGCCTCACCGTCGGGGCGCCCGGGCTGGTGGACGCCGCCGGGACGGTCCCGCTGTCCGACGCCCTGGGCTGGCGGGACGTGCCGGTCGCCGCAGACCTGCGCGCGGCCCTGCGCGAGCCCGCCTTCGCCGTCGGCGTGGACAGCGTCGCCAACCTCGCGGCCCTGGCCGAACAGCGACACGGCCCGCACGCCGGCACCACCGACCTGGTGCACCTGACCGGCGGCATCACCGTCGGCGCCGGGATCATCGCCGCCGGCCGGCTGCTGCGCGGCGGGCGCGGCCTCGCCGGCGGGATCGGCCACCTGCCGGTGGACCCGTCCGGGCCGCCCTGCGACTGCGGCGCCCGGGGCTGCCTGACCGCGCTGGTCGGGCTGCCCGCCGTGGTACGCCGGCTGTTGCCCGACGCCGAGGCCGACGGCCCGGTCACCGACTACCTGCCGGAGCTGACCCGGATCGTGGCCCTGGCCCGCCAGGACGACCCCACCGTGCGCAGCGGTCTGGCCGAGACCGGCCGGCACCTCGGCCAGGGCGTGGCCGTCCTGGCCGACCTGCTCAACCCGGAGGCGGTGGTGCTCGGCGACCACTTCGCGACCCTGGCGCCCTGGCTGCTGCCGGCGGCCCGGTCGGAACTCGCCGCGCGCGCCCACGCCCCCGCGGCCGGCGGCGCGCGGCTCGACGCCTCCACCCTGGACACCGCGGCGGCGCTCGGCGGGGCCACCGCGGCCCTGGCCGTCGTCGAGGCCGGGCGGTTACCGACCCGCTGA
- a CDS encoding beta-glucosidase family protein, with protein MTDRTLPASRDRIDDLLARLTLPEKIGLLHQWQAPVPRLGLPPFKTGTEALHGVAWLGPATVFPQVIGLASSWDPDLVRAVGVAVGTEVRAKNHADPDRVGLNVWAPVVNPLRDPRWGRNEEGWSEDPWLTGRLATAYAQGLRGDHPERLRTAPTVKHFLGYNNETDRATTSSDLPPRVLHEYELPAFRAPIAAGAAVGAMASYNLVDGVPAHLSPLIDAELRRWAPDEVLVVGDAGAIGNLADLQGHAPDHVHGFAAALRAGIDSFTEDHTDSAPTRRWLTEALDRGLISESDVDRAVRRILSVRLRLGDLDPPHDDPYAATPADVVDCPAHRDLARQAARESVVLLRNTGLLPLAAGTRVAVLGPLADAVHEDWYSGTLPYAVTTYQGLAGRLPQVTTHSGADRVALRVGDRYVGCPDTADGGPLTLGADATWFDVFDWGRDTVALRAVGNGRHVGADDDGALRNDRPGPGGWVVRETFQFDPLPAGTVLLRHLATDRYVTADDQGRLRVDGDDRQAATAFGIDLVIDGAAEAAALAADADVAVVTLGNHPMVNGRETEDRVDLALPARQEAMLRAVHAANPRTVLVVTSSYPYAIGWAQQHLPAVLWSAHGGQEHGRALTDVLLGDADPAGRLTQTWYADTADLPDLLDYDVIGADSTYLYFRGDPLYPFGHGLSYAHFDYADLRLSTTTATVGDTVEVSVDVTNTGSRPGVEVVQLYTRQRRSRVKQPLRQLRDFGRVTLAPGERRTVTLRLHTAELGWWDAERDGLVVEDTTHTVLVGRSATDVRLVGAVDVRGDAAARSARLHSTSGVR; from the coding sequence ATGACCGACCGCACCCTGCCCGCATCCCGGGACCGGATCGATGACCTGCTGGCCCGGCTCACCCTGCCGGAGAAGATCGGCCTGCTGCACCAGTGGCAGGCCCCGGTCCCCCGGCTCGGCCTGCCCCCGTTCAAGACCGGCACCGAAGCGCTGCACGGCGTCGCCTGGCTCGGCCCGGCCACCGTGTTCCCCCAGGTCATCGGCCTGGCCAGCAGTTGGGACCCCGACCTGGTACGCGCCGTCGGCGTGGCCGTCGGCACCGAGGTACGCGCCAAGAACCACGCCGACCCCGACCGCGTCGGCCTCAACGTCTGGGCCCCCGTGGTCAACCCGCTGCGCGACCCGCGCTGGGGCCGCAACGAGGAAGGCTGGTCCGAGGACCCGTGGCTGACCGGGCGGCTCGCCACCGCGTACGCGCAGGGGCTGCGCGGTGACCATCCCGAGCGGCTGCGGACCGCCCCCACGGTCAAGCACTTCCTCGGCTACAACAACGAGACCGACCGGGCCACCACCTCCAGCGACCTGCCGCCCCGGGTGCTGCACGAGTACGAACTGCCCGCGTTCCGCGCCCCGATCGCCGCCGGCGCGGCGGTCGGCGCGATGGCGTCGTACAACCTGGTCGACGGGGTGCCGGCGCACCTGAGCCCGCTGATCGACGCCGAGCTGCGCAGGTGGGCGCCGGACGAGGTGCTGGTGGTCGGCGACGCCGGCGCGATCGGCAACCTCGCCGACCTGCAGGGCCACGCCCCCGACCACGTCCACGGGTTCGCCGCCGCGCTGCGCGCCGGGATCGACAGCTTCACCGAGGACCACACCGACAGCGCACCCACCCGGCGGTGGCTGACCGAGGCACTGGACCGGGGCCTGATCTCCGAGTCCGACGTGGACCGGGCGGTACGGCGCATCCTGTCCGTGCGGCTGCGCCTGGGTGACCTGGACCCGCCGCACGACGACCCGTACGCCGCGACACCCGCCGACGTCGTCGACTGCCCGGCCCACCGCGACCTGGCCCGGCAGGCCGCCCGCGAGTCCGTGGTGCTGCTGCGCAACACCGGTCTGCTGCCCCTGGCGGCCGGTACGCGGGTCGCCGTGCTCGGTCCGCTGGCCGACGCCGTCCACGAGGACTGGTACAGCGGCACCCTGCCGTACGCGGTGACCACCTACCAGGGGCTGGCCGGACGGCTGCCGCAGGTCACCACCCACTCGGGCGCCGACCGTGTCGCGCTGCGGGTCGGCGACCGGTATGTGGGCTGCCCGGACACCGCCGACGGCGGCCCGCTGACGCTCGGCGCCGACGCCACCTGGTTCGACGTGTTCGACTGGGGTCGTGACACGGTGGCGCTGCGGGCTGTCGGCAACGGCCGGCACGTCGGCGCCGACGACGACGGCGCCCTGCGCAACGACCGGCCCGGCCCGGGCGGCTGGGTGGTGCGCGAGACGTTCCAGTTCGACCCGCTGCCCGCCGGCACCGTGCTGCTGCGGCACCTGGCCACCGACCGGTACGTCACCGCCGACGACCAGGGGCGGCTGCGGGTCGACGGCGACGACCGGCAGGCTGCCACCGCCTTCGGTATCGACCTGGTGATCGACGGCGCCGCCGAGGCCGCCGCGCTGGCCGCCGACGCCGACGTGGCGGTGGTGACGCTCGGCAACCACCCGATGGTCAACGGCCGCGAGACCGAGGACCGGGTGGACCTGGCCCTGCCCGCCCGGCAGGAGGCCATGCTGCGCGCCGTGCACGCCGCCAATCCCCGGACGGTGCTGGTGGTGACCAGCAGCTACCCGTACGCGATCGGGTGGGCGCAGCAGCACCTGCCGGCGGTGCTGTGGTCCGCCCACGGCGGGCAGGAACACGGCCGGGCCCTGACCGACGTGCTGCTCGGCGACGCCGACCCGGCCGGCCGGCTCACCCAGACCTGGTACGCCGACACCGCCGACCTGCCCGACCTGCTCGACTACGACGTGATCGGCGCCGACTCCACCTACCTGTACTTCCGGGGCGATCCGCTGTACCCGTTCGGTCACGGGCTGTCCTACGCCCACTTCGACTACGCCGACCTGCGATTGAGCACCACCACCGCGACCGTCGGCGACACGGTGGAGGTGAGCGTGGACGTCACCAACACCGGATCCCGGCCCGGCGTGGAGGTGGTGCAGCTCTACACCCGGCAACGCCGCTCCCGGGTCAAGCAGCCGCTGCGGCAACTGCGCGACTTCGGCCGGGTCACCCTGGCCCCCGGCGAACGCCGGACGGTGACGCTGCGGCTGCACACCGCCGAGCTGGGCTGGTGGGACGCCGAACGCGACGGTCTCGTGGTCGAGGACACCACCCACACCGTGCTGGTCGGACGCTCCGCCACCGACGTACGGCTGGTCGGCGCGGTGGACGTACGCGGCGACGCGGCGGCACGGTCGGCGCGGCTGCACAGCACGAGCGGGGTCCGGTGA
- a CDS encoding LacI family DNA-binding transcriptional regulator, with amino-acid sequence MSRRGRVASGQPTIADVARHAGVAVSTVSYVLSGKRAISELTRNRVLASIRVLGYHPNAGARALASRRSNVIALVLPLRPGIQVPVVMQFATAVVTSARRHDHDVLLVTSDEGPEGLRRVAAGALVDGVLVMDVELHDVRVPLLRELGRPSVLIGVPADTTGLTCVDLDFHRAGQVCVEHLAGLGHRRVALLGAPAAVYDRGTGFAHRTRAGVVEAAGRHRVDAVTLPCEENAADVRRRVVELFARHPDLSGLVMQNEAAVGAVQAALAGLGRRVPHDVSMVAVCPDQFAEHAGPRLTSVPVPAEEIGRQAVAVLMRKLAEEPVPETTLLEPRLTVRDSTASPVVDTATYGGPTPVR; translated from the coding sequence GTGAGCCGGCGCGGTCGGGTCGCGTCGGGCCAGCCCACCATCGCCGACGTGGCCCGGCACGCGGGTGTCGCGGTGAGCACCGTGTCGTACGTGCTCAGCGGCAAACGGGCCATCTCCGAGCTGACCCGCAACCGGGTGCTGGCCAGCATCCGGGTCCTCGGCTACCACCCGAACGCCGGGGCGCGGGCACTGGCCAGCCGCCGCTCCAACGTGATCGCCCTGGTGCTGCCGCTGCGCCCGGGCATCCAGGTGCCGGTGGTGATGCAGTTCGCCACGGCGGTGGTGACCTCGGCCCGCCGCCACGACCACGACGTGCTGCTGGTGACCTCCGACGAGGGGCCGGAGGGGCTGCGTCGGGTCGCCGCCGGGGCGCTCGTCGACGGGGTGCTGGTGATGGACGTGGAGCTGCACGACGTACGGGTGCCGCTGCTGCGGGAGCTGGGGCGCCCCAGTGTGCTGATCGGCGTACCCGCCGACACCACCGGCCTGACCTGTGTGGACCTGGACTTCCACCGGGCCGGTCAGGTGTGCGTGGAGCACCTGGCGGGGCTCGGCCACCGGCGGGTGGCGCTGCTCGGCGCGCCGGCCGCCGTCTACGACCGGGGCACCGGGTTCGCGCACCGCACCCGGGCCGGGGTGGTGGAGGCGGCCGGGCGTCACCGCGTCGACGCGGTGACGCTGCCGTGCGAGGAGAACGCCGCCGACGTCCGCCGACGGGTGGTGGAGCTGTTCGCCCGACATCCCGACCTGTCCGGCCTGGTGATGCAGAACGAGGCGGCCGTCGGTGCGGTGCAGGCCGCCCTGGCCGGGCTGGGGCGGCGGGTGCCGCACGACGTGTCGATGGTGGCGGTCTGCCCGGACCAGTTCGCCGAGCACGCCGGTCCCCGGCTCACCTCGGTGCCGGTGCCCGCCGAGGAGATCGGCCGGCAGGCGGTGGCGGTGCTGATGCGCAAGCTGGCCGAGGAGCCGGTGCCGGAGACGACGCTGCTGGAGCCCCGACTGACCGTGCGGGACAGCACGGCCAGCCCGGTGGTCGACACCGCGACGTACGGTGGCCCGACGCCGGTGCGGTGA
- a CDS encoding coiled-coil domain-containing protein — MDVQPAPTADTRPCAHCGRDVPQRVGAGRPFRYCRDNDGACQRASRNTRMRHRNAPGLPGQVARTWEAVDRLDQIVETLTEALHAELSPSGVQRQVAQVRAETAGEVAAAQAERDEALRAAEDAAARAERDRRAAESAAADRHAARAESAEAAARAAGADQRAEAAESARDEARRAAVAAQALRAQAEADRDLARAQAATLRAERDTAHRRGADLTAERDTARADAERATRALGEAGAEAERSRIEAERSRAAADQAQAQLVQARADGEQYKAEAAQARAAADRDRAQVAAAQAELAAVQAEIERTRTQAAADRDRAQAVARQSTGDLAAARADVTTLRADLTAARAAASVAERGLDDATVRLRATEADRDDARQRVAQLAAQVADLATALTRRATS, encoded by the coding sequence ATGGACGTCCAGCCCGCCCCCACCGCTGACACCCGCCCCTGCGCCCACTGCGGACGTGACGTGCCGCAGCGCGTCGGCGCGGGTCGCCCGTTCCGCTACTGCCGGGACAACGACGGCGCCTGCCAGCGGGCGTCCCGCAACACCCGGATGCGGCACCGCAACGCCCCCGGCCTGCCCGGGCAGGTGGCCCGCACGTGGGAGGCGGTGGACCGGCTGGACCAGATCGTCGAGACGCTGACCGAGGCCCTGCACGCCGAGTTGTCTCCGTCTGGGGTGCAGCGCCAGGTGGCGCAGGTCCGCGCGGAGACCGCCGGTGAGGTCGCGGCGGCGCAGGCCGAGCGCGACGAGGCGCTGCGGGCGGCCGAGGACGCCGCCGCCCGCGCCGAGCGGGACCGCCGGGCAGCCGAGTCCGCCGCCGCCGACCGGCACGCCGCGCGGGCCGAGTCCGCCGAAGCCGCCGCGCGGGCTGCCGGCGCCGATCAGCGGGCCGAGGCTGCCGAGTCGGCCCGCGACGAGGCCCGGCGCGCGGCGGTGGCCGCCCAGGCGCTGCGGGCGCAGGCCGAGGCCGACCGGGACCTCGCCCGGGCGCAGGCGGCCACCCTGCGGGCCGAGCGGGACACCGCACACCGCCGGGGCGCCGACCTCACCGCCGAGCGGGACACCGCGCGCGCCGACGCCGAACGGGCCACCCGTGCCCTCGGCGAGGCCGGCGCCGAGGCCGAGCGGTCGCGGATCGAGGCGGAGCGGTCGCGGGCCGCCGCCGACCAGGCCCAGGCCCAGCTCGTCCAGGCCCGCGCCGACGGGGAGCAGTACAAGGCCGAGGCGGCGCAGGCCCGTGCCGCCGCCGACCGGGACCGGGCCCAGGTGGCGGCGGCCCAGGCGGAGCTGGCGGCGGTGCAGGCCGAGATCGAGCGGACGCGTACCCAGGCCGCCGCCGACCGGGACCGGGCCCAGGCGGTGGCCCGGCAGTCCACCGGGGACCTGGCCGCGGCCCGCGCCGACGTCACCACGCTGCGCGCCGACCTGACCGCCGCCCGCGCCGCCGCGAGCGTCGCCGAACGCGGGCTCGACGACGCGACGGTACGGCTGCGCGCGACGGAGGCCGACCGTGACGACGCCCGCCAGCGCGTGGCCCAGCTGGCCGCCCAGGTCGCCGACCTGGCCACCGCCCTGACCCGCCGCGCCACCTCCTGA
- a CDS encoding RNA polymerase-binding protein RbpA — translation MGERMLRGSRLGAVSYESDRNTELAPRQTREYLCAKGHQFEVPFAVDAEVPTTWECKFDGSVARLVDGNEPEQKKAKPPRTHWDMLLERRSIAELEDILAERLQEVRTRRGRA, via the coding sequence ATGGGCGAGCGCATGCTGCGCGGTAGCCGACTGGGCGCGGTCAGCTACGAATCCGATCGCAACACGGAGCTCGCGCCGCGGCAGACCCGCGAGTACCTGTGTGCCAAGGGTCACCAGTTCGAGGTGCCGTTCGCCGTCGACGCCGAGGTGCCGACCACCTGGGAGTGCAAGTTCGACGGCAGCGTGGCCCGGCTGGTCGACGGCAACGAGCCGGAGCAGAAGAAGGCCAAGCCGCCGCGCACCCACTGGGACATGCTGCTGGAGCGGCGTTCCATCGCCGAGCTGGAGGACATCCTCGCCGAGCGGCTCCAGGAGGTCCGTACCCGCCGCGGTCGCGCCTGA
- a CDS encoding FxsA family protein: MRRTVKFVPLALLLSLTAELAVFVVVGRAIGFGAATLLVFAASLLGLVLLRREGIRAWRGFRDAAQSGRPPGGQVTDGLIGLLGALLLATPGLVSGVVGLVLLLPPVRRIARGGIQRSAERRVSSMAAGDLFGPRRVHVYRGAPQQPAGEQSAPAPQPAPQQPSAAAPPVVDDGRAIEGEIVEPR, encoded by the coding sequence ATGCGCCGGACAGTGAAGTTCGTACCGTTGGCCCTGCTGCTGTCTCTGACAGCGGAACTGGCCGTGTTCGTGGTGGTGGGCCGGGCGATCGGCTTCGGCGCGGCGACACTGCTGGTGTTCGCGGCCTCACTGCTGGGGCTGGTCCTGCTGCGCCGCGAGGGGATCCGCGCCTGGCGGGGCTTCCGGGACGCGGCCCAGTCCGGCCGGCCGCCCGGTGGCCAGGTCACCGACGGGCTGATCGGTCTGCTCGGCGCGTTGCTGCTGGCCACGCCGGGCCTGGTCAGCGGCGTGGTGGGGCTGGTGCTGCTGCTGCCTCCGGTGCGTCGGATCGCACGCGGGGGCATCCAGCGTTCCGCCGAACGCCGGGTGTCGTCGATGGCCGCCGGTGACCTGTTCGGGCCACGCCGGGTGCACGTGTACCGGGGTGCGCCGCAGCAGCCGGCCGGCGAGCAGTCCGCCCCCGCACCGCAACCCGCGCCGCAGCAGCCGTCGGCAGCGGCGCCGCCGGTGGTGGATGACGGCCGCGCCATCGAGGGCGAGATCGTGGAGCCGCGCTGA
- a CDS encoding polyprenol monophosphomannose synthase has product MRRTDIRPAATGVPGVGRVLVVIPTYNEADNVGAIVRRVRGAAPQVEILVADDNSPDGTGRVAEGLARADGHVHVLHREGKQGLGAAYLAGFAWARKRGYDAVVEMDADGSHAPEDLPALLAAARHADVVIGSRWTRGARVLNWPLRRLLLSRCGNLYARLALGMPVADATGGYRVYRAGVLDAVDLESVCSQGYSFQVELSRLAHRAGARIVEVPITFAERERGDSKMSPLIVAEALWRITGWAVRDRRTAVRQGWQGATTGRARWP; this is encoded by the coding sequence ATGCGCAGGACCGACATCCGCCCGGCGGCGACCGGGGTGCCCGGCGTGGGTCGGGTGCTGGTGGTCATCCCGACCTACAACGAGGCTGACAACGTCGGCGCGATCGTGCGGCGGGTCCGTGGCGCCGCGCCGCAGGTGGAGATCCTCGTCGCCGACGACAACAGCCCCGACGGCACCGGCCGCGTCGCCGAGGGGCTGGCCCGCGCCGACGGTCACGTGCACGTGCTGCACCGGGAGGGTAAGCAGGGCCTCGGCGCGGCGTACCTGGCCGGGTTCGCGTGGGCGCGGAAGCGCGGCTACGACGCGGTGGTGGAGATGGACGCCGACGGCTCGCACGCCCCGGAGGACCTGCCGGCGCTGCTGGCCGCCGCCCGGCACGCCGACGTGGTGATCGGGTCGCGGTGGACGCGGGGCGCCCGGGTGTTGAACTGGCCGCTGCGGCGGCTGCTGCTGTCGCGGTGCGGCAACCTGTACGCGCGGCTGGCGCTGGGCATGCCGGTGGCCGACGCCACCGGCGGCTACCGGGTGTACCGGGCGGGTGTGCTCGACGCGGTGGACCTGGAGTCGGTGTGCTCGCAGGGGTACTCGTTCCAGGTGGAGCTGTCCCGGTTGGCGCATCGCGCGGGGGCGCGGATCGTCGAGGTGCCGATCACGTTCGCCGAGCGGGAACGCGGCGACAGCAAGATGAGCCCGCTGATCGTGGCCGAGGCGCTGTGGCGGATCACCGGCTGGGCGGTACGCGACCGGCGTACGGCGGTGCGGCAGGGCTGGCAGGGGGCGACGACGGGGCGGGCCCGGTGGCCGTGA